In the Primulina tabacum isolate GXHZ01 chromosome 7, ASM2559414v2, whole genome shotgun sequence genome, GGAAGTTCCGATCTTTCTTAGCAAAAGAGGTATCCATGAAAAGTTGACGTCGATGACTTCCcaaatatgtatttaattaaatttttgggCAATCGGAGCGGCCACAATCGGCGGACAAAGCTTCGAAATTGGTTGAGGCTTTTGAAGACAATTGCAGTCGGGGAGAAAGAAAAGATTACGATAGatttactattattattttatttatttaacttaattaatcaaATGGGCGGTGCTTGGAAATTTGGGATGTGCTCTCACATTGTGTAGATCATAAAGATCAAGCTCCCTCTTCCCGGTCATTAGCACtcacaaagaaaaaaaaaacatcatttAACTCCGGTAAATTGGTCATCCAGTTCACCAAATTTACCAGGGTAGCATCACTTGTTCATATTGTGGAATATTTTATAAATGCAAGAGAACACAAGAAAAACAGCATAAATATTTAGTGGAATTAATATTATGAAATAACAGCACAAGATTATGATACATAAAATACTCATATCCTTATGTTGAGAAGATTTAAGATATCAATGcgaaatattttcttaattaattttccATCAATTATACTCACTACCAAATTATTACCTTCCGATCTGTCCAAGAGATAAAGATTGGACGAACAAAGAGAAatgttaatattatattatattattaataaagaaATCCTtataatgtttatttttttaccctttaattaaaaaaaaaacaatttttctttCCCAATATATCTTTTATCATAACTACTTATTTTAGTAAGAACGAAATATACAAAAGTAAAAAAACTTAACACGTAAGTTGACTTCAATAACTTATAAATTTTAGTATTAAGGgcactttatttttaattttccgatTTTACGAGGAGTTGCAAACGAGCCATAAATAGAACAATCCAAACTTAAAATAAGATTACGTACATAAAGTCATGGTGACTTGTGCTTCATGACAATCGATAGAATATCTTCTGCAATGGTAACCATAGAATAAAAGTATGCACCGACTGCTGTCAATGGAGACTTGCGTGCTGGTGGTTCGGCAAAAGTATCCTCACAATTTCCCGGTCCACTTGCAGCAACAGTAAGCTGCCCATATGATTCGTCATAAGAATTCGACTCAAAAGCACGTATAGCATCTTTGAGACTTCCTACCGATGTATCGTATTCAATACTACATACGTTAAAGCATGATCTCACAAGTGGATCAGATGCTGTTTTGTTCAATTTAATGATGAGTTCTGAGATTTTGATTGACTTCACATCATAATAACAACAAGATCTTTCAAGTCGGCTTTGAGACCACGGGGATCGGATTTTAAAGAAGAAACACACAGACTATAATTATGTGTTTTCTCGCACACTTGCTGTATCAAAGCAACATTTTTGTTGCTAATTGCCATCGACATAACTTGGGTGAAAAAGAAAAGGATTAGGAAGACTTGTATGACAGGAGAAGACATTTCTGATCTCTACtcgtatatataatatatatgtatatttaggTTATTTTCTTTGATACATGTCAAAGTTTGTATTATGGAGTATTTTATATAAGTAAGCGGACATTTAAAACACTAAATCTCGTGGAATTAATACTACAAAGATCTTGTATTAATCATAGAAAATATAGTGCATCTTATAAGGGATTGATATAAACCATTACTTTGAGCAAGATTCACGATACGGTATTCCCATtttgtgaaatattttattataatttctaaattcaaatttgcctactttattatatattttgccTTCTCTGATATTCCCAATAtcaatttattatatttgaattaattgGTGCAACAGATATAATTGGATGGACTGAGTGATGTTAAAGCCTAAAGGATCGGTTATATCATATTTGCAAACTGATTTCATATGcatctttaattataaatattttgaccAAATATATCGAGATGACGGCACATACACACATATCACAAAACAAATTCTATGGCTATATACATTGCTCGGTCGAAACAAAGTTCTCTTTCAACGTTACACTATAATCTATATCATAACAAGTCAGGGAAAAATGGAATTCCAGTGGATTTAATCCAATTTTCTCCATCAATGAAGTTCCTCACTATAAACATGGCGGCCTCAGCTCTGGAGTTGATAACGTGTGACCATTTGACTCTCTGGTGGGTACTTGCACCAGGTCCTCGGTTACTGTATTCGGCATTATATACTTTGTCCAAACTAACTCCTTCCCACTCCAACCAGCCCCTCGGATCGATTAGTTTGTCCAGAAAACTTTGCATTATCACCGTCGTAGAATAATTTTTCCACGGTCTGCCTAAAAATGTCTTCACGTTCAACTCCTTTAGCAAATCAGGCGTACCTGAAAAACTGCAATTTTGCATCACAATGCCAGACTCCTGATTTGGTGTCTCTTTGCCTTGTGCCGTGATGGTGTTTGATTTCCCGGCTGATGGCTTGCGTGCGTAGATGTTGCAGTTTTGAAAGACAATTTTTGCCCCATTACCGAATATAAAATCTACGGTGCCGTAAACTTCACAGTCTCGGTAAAACTGGGTGTGAGACTGGGGATTCAATGAATCTTGATATCCCAAAAATCGGCACCTGTAGAATGCTGTATGGTTGCCATAGTTGCTTAGAGCAACTGCCTGGAACATTTGTGGACCAGCAGTGTTTTCAAAAGTTATATCCATTGCAACGAATCCATTAGCATTGATTCCTGAAACACATCAACGAACCCAGTTAATTTGATAGAGTAATCGGTTTCCATGACTTTGATCAGTAGGGAAAAAATCCAACGCTATGAAACTACTTACGGACTGTTGCTGTATTCTTAGTTTTCAAGCCCATTCCGGCGCTTTTATTACCCGATATTTTGGTGACGTCCATTCCCTCACCTATGAAATACAAATTAATCTTTTCTTCGGTAATAATGATGTTTTCGTAGTAAACACCAGCTTTTATTTTTATAACCGTCCTTTGGAAACTTGTGTTCGGAGCTGCAGCCACAGCTTGAGTAACAGTGGTGAAATTTCCACGTCCATCTTTGGACACTATCAAAGTCAATTGTGCTACTGCTGTGTAAAGCAAATTCTTGATCTGCTGCATAATTGCTTCCTGTTAAGAAAATGTTGTATTTGACATAAATGATCATCCGGGCATAGAGCCCAAATTCTTCAACACATTCGAACAAATCGTACATTAATTGAGTCAATGGTCGTATGTATACAGAACGTAACATTCAGAGATGTATCATCTATGCATCTATCATTATTACATTTATAATTCTTGGGCAGACCGAGCATAGTATCCTCcattttgaatgaaaaaaacAATTATAAACTATATCGTCGTCCCAAATCCTTCGTCCACCCCAGTTTTTATGAAGTAGAAAAATAGTAAAGCAGACACATTCCATGCATTTGGTTTtcgtaaatcatgcataatGCACATACGTTAATGTTTGGATGAATAGACagtaaaaacttaaaaactcgAACAAAAATTCCGGATGCTCCCACACATTAACTAAGGAAATTTCTAACCTGGCGACAGACGTAAAAATAAAACTATGTCAAAGGATGAAACTGATAATTTTCTCCTCAAAAACAAGATAAAATGTGAAGTTTAACAAGGAACAACACAAATAATCATTGACCTTTCGATTGAGAGTTTTCTTTTAACGTGTTCTTACTCTTAGATAGAACTCCAGTGTCCGAGCCTGATCTGTACGTTGGTCTAACCGCAATTCAAGTTGCTCACACAGGCTACACGGCTCAACTTGCTTTCACTAAACTAAGCATATAATGCCACATGAACTAATGAATTGATCTatacatttataaaaaaaaaattgccaaTGAGGTGATCAATGTCGTATTCCATTAGTTTAGCTAGTTTTCCTTAAGTTGAATAAAAGTTAAATTGATCGAAAAAATCCATTTATTGTTGAATTTGAAGAATATAATGCACATGTATTCCGTAGTTTTCCAGTGCTATGCGTGCTCCAATTGCTAAGGTGGAGATAATGGATTATTGACAACAATAGACTATATATATATGGTATAGATGTAAATTAAGCCAGACATCTTAAAAAGAAAAGAGACTAGCAGAATAGTCTTTTTGCATTTTTAAGTTATTAATTTGTAAAATTagtaaacaagattttttttgcaaaaaagaaaataattgcTATCTGAAAATTATAGATAAAGTAGCCATTTTTATGTCAATTATTTATTGCCCTCAATTCCTTTCTTTGAgaatagatttgaaattataatcTTATTAAATCTTATTTGAATGGACATGATTTTCAAGATAGATATGGacaaaatacattttaaaattcatgaatatatatatatatatatatatatatatatatatatatatatatatatatatatatatatatatataaacactcATACACAGTCGAGTTACTAAAATATTTGTAAGTATGTGTTTTATCCGCGGAAAATATACATGTATCTACATAAAATatatagcaaaaacttgtgtgagacggtctcacgggtcatattttgtgaaactgatatcttatttgggtcatcaataaaaaaatattactttttatgctaaaagtattactttttattgtgaatatcagtagggttgacccgtctcatagataaatattcgtgaaaccgtctcacaagagatctaccaaaaatatatatatacatgtattgTGATATTAAGATATTTTTTGTTGATGGCTATTTATTAACGTATGAGTAATGTATTATTGTTGCCAAATTAAAACCTGATATTTCAAGGGTTCATTATTGCATCAACATCGAATTATTTATTGCCTTCATTTCCTATTTCTCTGTAAAATAAATTGTAACAAATCGAACAATGAAACAGAAATATctcaaatttatatatttttgggTAAAAACGTTAgttcaaacattttttttttgaaaccaaaTTGCGTTGCTAGTAGAGATCATATCATTTTATTAATCAAACAATCAAACATTTTGACTTtagaataataaaaatataatatttttcccataaaaaatattatataagttTTAGCCTACttgattttaatgaaattatggTTATGCCACTGGCACACACATGAAGCTTGGTTTCGAGCTAATTAATATGGGTtttgtttgataaaattcatgaattaaaaTCTGTAAACAGCTTGATGCATGGTCGAACTTGCttgtttacatgtttaatttaattaattcactaGTATTATACTCCTGGATGGATTGACaattattttatgtaattaacTATTAAAATTAGTATGAGGATATGTTTCACTTTGTCCATGTTGGGACGTTTTACTTAGTGGCACATTTACGGTatgtatataattatttatttacattttaaaaatgtattgtattttaattaaatatcaaaatgtaACAATAAGTCAtatattttacaaaaataatacTCCAAATAAAACAACATTATGAGGTTCTTGTAGTGACTATTTTTGGTGTTGCACATGTCAAATTACAAAAATACGCTATTTTTTACTGAacgaaaatattataaaatagttAAACATTGTCATTATGTAAATTTACTTTACCCCGAAAATGGCTAAACGAGTGGCTATTTCAGTGCACATCAGCAATTGAACTAAAATAGACGATAATTAAAAATTTGTGTATTAAAACGAAACTTTAAAAACCTAGTtgatcaaaactcaaaattgaACAAGTGAGTGGATCAAAACTATTTTCCCATAAATTTTCCGTTGAAATGCATATTGTTAGGAACGTTGTTCGACagattcaaatgtatataataatattagtataagatgtaaatttgtgttttatcagaattaagtgttgtgccaaatgttacaacatttgAGACAACATGCAACGGAACATTAaagtttgtaacacaaattcactttaaataaacAGATGGACAAGATTCCTcagggcaaaaattaatcactagaaaacgaAACGTCTACACAAAAATCAATCACTAGTGATCAAgactaaaatcaatttcctcaacacgttgagaaaattaaaactttctaaaaacaaataatcAGAATAAAACTTATTCAAGAAAGCAACAAAAATGTGTGCGAAAAACTAAATCAGCAAAACGATCTCCAGCCAACTTCGTCACGAATGTTGTCTGCAGATGTCTCCAACATTCAAGGCAACACGCGATTTCTGCGCTCTTTAAAACAACACGTCCATTGATGAAATATTTCTCTGAAATCTATGACGTGCACAAGTGCGTGTATATTTGATCGAGAGAAGAGAGTATATGATTGATCTTCGGTCGCCTGCCTTGACTATCCTCCTCTTCTCTTATTTATCAAATTCCTTGCTATCAAATCTATAAGATAAAAAAGGTTTAAAATTTGATTAGTAAATCAACTCcacttttaaacatcataccaTATCATGATAAAACTTATCATATTTATCTcattatctagaaaggcaaaatctcaataaatattttacaCAATCAACTCAACAaggaaaaattatattatgaaaatatttaagataagaaattatatcacttaaataaagaaaataatatttctcTTGAATCTCccccctttttgcctttctggatAAAATGATATCAAACACATATATCCTTGAATGCTCTCGAAATCTCCCCCTGAGTTAGAGAAATTTCTCCCCCTGAATAAGATAATGTTAGCACGGGTGTTGTTAGTTTTGTTGGCAACACTTGAGACAACACCTGCATCATTTCATTAACATTTCATTAAGCAAATACATCAGGCACAGAAAAAACTTAAATCCTATTCAAACTGATGATTGATAGAGTAgaataataaacataaaaaaacatCAACCCTCAACCAAAACACTTAATTCCCATTATCCCCTTCATCAGAAGCATCTTCCTCTTCAGGTTCCTTGGTCCCAGATGGACCAGCTTAAGAAGGTGTTTGATTAGTTGTACCATCTCCCCTTTTTTGTCCTGGAAAGATATCTATCTCCAAAAATAGCCTGTGGTTGGCCACAAGAGCCTTATAGTTTGCAATGTCTGTCTTAGCCTGGAAg is a window encoding:
- the LOC142550729 gene encoding pectinesterase inhibitor-like, which codes for MAISNKNVALIQQVCEKTHNYSLCVSSLKSDPRGLKADLKDLVVIMIIEYDTSVGSLKDAIRAFESNSYDESYGQLTVAASGPGNCEDTFAEPPARKSPLTAVGAYFYSMVTIAEDILSIVMKHKSP
- the LOC142550922 gene encoding pectinesterase 2-like — translated: MQQIKNLLYTAVAQLTLIVSKDGRGNFTTVTQAVAAAPNTSFQRTVIKIKAGVYYENIIITEEKINLYFIGEGMDVTKISGNKSAGMGLKTKNTATVRINANGFVAMDITFENTAGPQMFQAVALSNYGNHTAFYRCRFLGYQDSLNPQSHTQFYRDCEVYGTVDFIFGNGAKIVFQNCNIYARKPSAGKSNTITAQGKETPNQESGIVMQNCSFSGTPDLLKELNVKTFLGRPWKNYSTTVIMQSFLDKLIDPRGWLEWEGVSLDKVYNAEYSNRGPGASTHQRVKWSHVINSRAEAAMFIVRNFIDGENWIKSTGIPFFPDLL